A DNA window from Aminivibrio sp. contains the following coding sequences:
- a CDS encoding (2Fe-2S)-binding protein — translation MPVLNFTVNGIPRTVHLEEGRVMLSSVLRDCLGLTGTKVGCGTGQCGSCTVVMNGSAVTSCTVPAEKCEGSEVLTIEALAEGGVLHPIQQAFVDAGAIQCGFCTPGLIMRLYALLTANPEAGDEILEAEINKHLCRCTGYETILAAARLARERMTK, via the coding sequence ATGCCTGTCCTCAACTTCACCGTCAACGGCATTCCCAGGACCGTCCATCTCGAGGAAGGGAGGGTCATGCTCTCCTCCGTGCTCCGGGACTGTCTCGGCCTCACGGGAACCAAGGTCGGCTGCGGCACGGGGCAGTGCGGTTCCTGTACGGTGGTCATGAACGGCAGTGCGGTGACAAGCTGCACCGTTCCGGCGGAAAAGTGCGAGGGCTCCGAAGTGCTCACCATCGAGGCTCTTGCCGAAGGCGGCGTGCTTCATCCCATCCAGCAGGCCTTCGTGGACGCGGGAGCGATCCAGTGCGGCTTCTGCACCCCCGGCCTCATCATGAGGCTGTACGCCCTTCTCACTGCGAATCCGGAGGCCGGCGACGAGATCCTGGAAGCGGAGATCAACAAACACCTCTGCCGCTGCACCGGCTACGAGACGATCCTCGCCGCAGCCCGGCTTGCGCGGGAAAGAATGACGAAATAA